A stretch of the Deltaproteobacteria bacterium genome encodes the following:
- a CDS encoding methyl-accepting chemotaxis protein yields MNHRPGPEERLGPEELEALLRDRAEVLARRSDPEAALVEEDEVLVVRVGELRCAVGLTEIDRVVAVSDLTPLPNAPPLAAGLTYVEGQILTVIDLARALGGRSKEITAVILAGEGDAVIALGRQLDITAESLHRLSREIQQATKDLGTAGGNLLTTATQQATGASEQAAAVAEITTTVEEVRQTAEQAAERAQSVIGTTEAAQGSFDEGMGAVESTLEGMRELRDQVQSIARNILSLSEKNQKIGEIVASVSELAEQSNLLAINASIEAAKAGERGRGFAVVASEVRNLAEQSKQATRQVRAIVGDVQAATNNAVMVTEEGAKKADAGVKLAHRTGDTLQQLANIIEESIQSARQIAALSRQQALGIDQVSEAMRSIRQATRDTEEATRSTEGAARELDNLAGTLSKLVARHTV; encoded by the coding sequence ATGAACCATCGACCCGGCCCCGAGGAGCGCCTCGGCCCCGAGGAGCTCGAGGCCCTGCTGCGCGATCGCGCCGAGGTGCTCGCCCGCCGCAGCGATCCCGAGGCCGCCCTGGTCGAGGAGGACGAGGTGCTGGTGGTGCGGGTGGGCGAGCTGCGCTGCGCGGTGGGCCTCACCGAGATCGACCGGGTGGTGGCGGTCTCCGACCTGACCCCCCTGCCGAACGCGCCGCCCCTGGCCGCGGGCCTGACCTACGTCGAGGGGCAGATCCTCACGGTGATCGATCTGGCGCGGGCCCTCGGCGGGCGCTCGAAGGAGATCACCGCCGTCATCCTCGCCGGAGAGGGCGACGCCGTGATCGCCCTGGGCCGCCAGCTCGACATCACCGCCGAGAGCCTCCACCGCCTCTCGCGGGAGATCCAGCAGGCCACCAAGGACCTGGGCACCGCCGGCGGCAACCTCCTGACCACCGCCACCCAGCAGGCCACCGGCGCCTCGGAGCAGGCCGCCGCGGTGGCCGAGATCACCACCACCGTCGAGGAGGTCCGGCAGACCGCCGAGCAGGCCGCCGAGCGGGCCCAGTCGGTCATCGGCACCACCGAGGCCGCCCAGGGCTCCTTCGACGAGGGCATGGGCGCCGTCGAGTCCACCCTGGAGGGGATGCGCGAGCTGCGCGATCAGGTGCAGTCCATCGCCCGGAACATCCTCTCCCTCTCCGAGAAGAACCAGAAGATCGGCGAGATCGTCGCGTCGGTCAGCGAGCTGGCCGAGCAGTCGAACCTGCTGGCCATCAACGCCTCGATCGAGGCGGCCAAGGCCGGCGAGCGGGGCCGCGGCTTCGCGGTGGTCGCCTCCGAGGTGCGCAACCTGGCCGAGCAGTCCAAGCAGGCCACGCGGCAGGTGCGCGCCATCGTCGGCGACGTGCAGGCCGCCACCAACAACGCGGTGATGGTCACCGAGGAGGGCGCCAAGAAGGCCGACGCCGGCGTGAAGCTCGCCCACCGCACCGGCGACACCCTGCAGCAGCTCGCCAACATCATCGAGGAGTCGATCCAGTCGGCGCGGCAGATCGCCGCCCTCTCCCGCCAGCAGGCCCTCGGCATCGATCAGGTCTCCGAGGCCATGCGCAGCATCCGCCAGGCCACCCGCGACACCGAGGAGGCCACCCGGAGCACCGAGGGCGCCGCCCGGGAGCTCGACAACCTCGCCGGGACGCTCTCGAAGCTCGTCGCCCGCCACACGGTCTAG
- a CDS encoding response regulator — protein sequence MTSKPEHPKKILVVDDMRTIQVLLPVYLVGRFYEFQSVSSAKEALEVIEDFGPDLIISDVNMPDMGGSQLCEAIRQHERFGQTPVVLMSGSVNRSELDAIGAVSKASAVVSKPIDPEKLATIVHDLLEDDD from the coding sequence ATGACCTCCAAGCCAGAGCACCCCAAGAAGATCCTCGTCGTCGATGACATGCGCACCATCCAGGTGCTGCTGCCGGTCTACCTCGTCGGGCGCTTCTACGAGTTCCAGTCCGTGAGCTCGGCGAAGGAGGCCCTCGAGGTGATCGAGGACTTCGGTCCGGACCTGATCATCAGCGACGTGAACATGCCGGACATGGGGGGCTCCCAGCTCTGCGAGGCGATCCGCCAGCACGAGCGCTTCGGGCAGACGCCGGTGGTGCTGATGTCCGGCAGCGTGAACCGCAGCGAGCTCGACGCCATCGGCGCGGTCAGCAAGGCGAGCGCGGTGGTCTCCAAGCCCATCGATCCGGAGAAGCTCGCCACCATCGTCCACGACCTGCTCGAAGACGACGATTGA
- a CDS encoding chemotaxis protein CheB, whose protein sequence is MIGAALDLLVVGRDPAAVEALSTELGQCPEVAVVGTGHDVASILRMVERRDPRIIVVAVNTELACRLITEIRAEASLPIVAVCTDSRLGMRALSCGALEWVEGHRGREKILESIRLMASIRTIRHARKRAAPPPEEEPTSGRRRPDYPRPSGPLRPEVTGQSLPRVVAIGGSTGAPVALLELLGALASPVPAPVIIAQHMPHDYSEAFAHWLANTTGRQVKLAQAGHPLERGMIHVAPANHHTTLLPEGIFRLERAQGTGAAPSIDRLFRSLTGLTGMQRFAVLLTGMGRDGADGLLALRQSGARTLAQDEKSCAVFGMPLAAAELGAAEALLSPAEIGLTLAEWLLPPLNFET, encoded by the coding sequence ATGATCGGAGCGGCCCTCGACCTCCTGGTCGTCGGCAGGGATCCGGCGGCCGTCGAGGCCCTCTCCACCGAGCTGGGCCAGTGCCCGGAGGTGGCGGTGGTGGGCACCGGCCACGACGTCGCCTCCATCCTGCGGATGGTCGAGCGGCGGGACCCCCGGATCATCGTGGTGGCGGTGAACACCGAGCTGGCCTGCCGCCTGATCACCGAGATCCGGGCGGAGGCCTCCCTCCCCATCGTCGCCGTCTGCACCGACTCGCGGCTGGGGATGAGGGCCCTCTCCTGCGGCGCCCTGGAGTGGGTCGAGGGGCACCGCGGGCGGGAGAAGATCCTCGAGTCGATCCGGCTGATGGCGAGCATCCGCACCATCCGTCACGCGCGCAAGCGCGCGGCCCCGCCCCCCGAGGAGGAGCCGACCTCCGGGCGGCGGCGCCCGGACTACCCCCGGCCCTCCGGCCCGCTGCGCCCGGAGGTCACCGGGCAGAGCCTGCCCCGGGTGGTGGCCATCGGCGGCTCGACCGGCGCCCCGGTGGCCCTCCTCGAGCTCCTCGGAGCCCTGGCCTCCCCGGTGCCCGCGCCGGTGATCATCGCCCAGCACATGCCCCACGACTACTCGGAGGCCTTCGCCCACTGGCTGGCCAACACCACCGGCCGGCAGGTGAAGCTGGCCCAGGCCGGCCACCCCCTCGAGCGCGGGATGATCCACGTCGCCCCGGCCAACCACCACACCACCCTCCTGCCCGAGGGGATCTTCCGCCTCGAGCGGGCGCAGGGCACGGGCGCGGCCCCCTCCATCGACCGCCTCTTCCGCAGCCTGACCGGTCTCACCGGGATGCAGCGCTTCGCGGTGCTGCTCACCGGCATGGGGCGCGACGGCGCGGACGGACTTTTGGCCCTGCGCCAGTCCGGCGCCCGCACCCTGGCCCAGGACGAGAAGAGCTGCGCGGTCTTCGGGATGCCCCTGGCCGCCGCCGAGCTGGGCGCCGCCGAGGCCCTCCTCTCCCCCGCCGAAATCGGCCTCACCCTGGCCGAGTGGCTGCTGCCGCCCTTGAATTTCGAGACCTAG
- a CDS encoding response regulator, translating to MARRMQLPPEILAIFRDEAKEHLEDVAAGLEQLGASGDPVSETEHRVNLKRKLHNVKGAANSVGFASLGKIAHAAEDRLATVADGDPVPRQIVDDLFAAVHWLLESLEEPGDPPAELQRRLGLEVEAAPEPEPEPEPEPAPEPAGKKRKRVLRGTKKTPASSADDAPGEEAGPAAASGGASGGFIRVKSTALEQVLSPVAALAMLRVQGRRDIDRLEELALLSQRLADRASEGRLGPEEIDALRELGEELELQYRHGRESSRRTDLALTDLEDQFRRMRLVPFQSLETSLRLTLREACEATGKQVRLEVEGAEAGLDRRHLELLKPPLMHMLRNSVDHGIELPEARTAQGEDPTGTVLLRLETGADRITVVVEDDGAGMDVEAISRKALERGLVTEEELAGLSQGQIFELACSPGFSTARKVTQVSGRGVGLDVVRTAMEREGGSLSIEAREPKGTRFLLSLPASLLTTNVLRVTAGGRVYALPVAGVESTSRVDPESIFTLDGRPCVEIGGRSALVHRLQGVESQGEGGDERSHAVVIVTPRGRVAVLVDRILGDDEMVVRALGPPYRKVRGVLGATIGEEGQVVPVLNPVEIFDIDQAGIRAAKPKAARVRRAILVVDDSITTRTLERHVLESHGYLVQTASDGSQAFEALKAGNYDLVVSDVEMPVLDGIGLARKIRADPELGKKPLILVTSLGSEEDEERGRKAGADAYIVKSRFDQTQLLQTIAELLGDAE from the coding sequence ATGGCGCGTCGCATGCAGCTGCCCCCGGAGATCCTCGCGATCTTCCGGGACGAGGCGAAGGAGCACCTCGAGGACGTCGCGGCCGGCCTCGAGCAGCTCGGCGCCTCGGGTGATCCGGTCTCGGAGACCGAGCACCGGGTGAACCTCAAGCGCAAGCTCCACAACGTGAAGGGCGCCGCCAACAGCGTCGGCTTCGCGTCGCTGGGGAAGATCGCCCACGCCGCCGAGGATCGCCTGGCCACCGTCGCCGACGGCGATCCGGTGCCCCGGCAGATCGTCGACGACCTCTTCGCCGCCGTGCACTGGCTGCTCGAGTCCCTCGAGGAGCCGGGCGACCCGCCCGCCGAGCTCCAGCGCCGCCTCGGGCTGGAGGTGGAGGCCGCCCCCGAACCCGAACCCGAGCCGGAGCCGGAGCCCGCGCCGGAGCCCGCGGGCAAGAAGCGCAAGCGGGTCCTGCGCGGCACGAAGAAGACCCCGGCCTCCTCCGCCGACGACGCCCCGGGAGAGGAGGCGGGTCCGGCGGCGGCGAGCGGCGGCGCCTCCGGCGGCTTCATCCGGGTCAAGAGCACGGCCCTCGAGCAGGTGCTCTCTCCGGTCGCCGCCCTCGCGATGCTGCGGGTGCAGGGCCGGCGGGACATCGACCGCCTGGAGGAGCTGGCGCTCCTCTCCCAGCGCCTGGCGGATCGCGCCAGCGAGGGCCGGCTCGGCCCCGAGGAGATCGACGCCCTGCGGGAGCTCGGGGAGGAGCTGGAGCTGCAGTACCGGCACGGCCGCGAGTCCAGCCGCCGGACGGACCTGGCCCTCACCGACCTGGAGGATCAGTTCCGGCGGATGCGGCTGGTGCCCTTCCAGTCCCTCGAGACCTCCCTGCGCCTGACCCTGCGGGAGGCCTGCGAGGCCACGGGCAAGCAGGTCCGCCTCGAGGTCGAGGGCGCCGAGGCCGGCCTGGATCGCCGGCACCTCGAGCTGCTCAAGCCGCCCCTGATGCACATGCTGCGCAACTCGGTGGATCACGGCATCGAGCTGCCGGAGGCGCGCACCGCCCAGGGCGAGGATCCCACCGGGACCGTCCTCCTGCGCCTCGAGACCGGCGCCGACCGCATCACCGTGGTGGTCGAGGACGACGGCGCGGGCATGGACGTCGAGGCCATCTCCCGGAAGGCCCTCGAGCGGGGGCTGGTCACCGAGGAGGAGCTCGCCGGGCTCTCGCAGGGCCAGATCTTCGAGCTGGCCTGCAGCCCCGGCTTCTCCACCGCCCGGAAGGTCACCCAGGTCTCCGGTCGCGGGGTCGGCCTCGACGTGGTGCGCACCGCGATGGAGAGGGAGGGCGGCAGCCTCTCCATCGAGGCCCGGGAGCCCAAGGGCACCCGCTTCCTCCTCTCGCTCCCGGCGAGCCTGCTGACGACCAACGTCCTGCGGGTGACGGCCGGGGGCAGGGTCTACGCCCTGCCGGTCGCCGGCGTCGAGTCCACCTCCCGGGTCGACCCCGAGAGCATCTTCACCCTCGACGGCCGCCCCTGCGTGGAGATCGGCGGCCGCTCGGCGCTGGTCCACCGCCTCCAGGGCGTGGAGAGCCAGGGCGAGGGCGGCGACGAGCGCAGCCACGCGGTGGTGATCGTCACGCCCCGCGGCCGCGTCGCCGTCCTCGTGGATCGCATCCTCGGCGACGACGAGATGGTCGTGCGCGCCCTCGGGCCGCCCTACCGGAAGGTCCGGGGCGTCCTCGGCGCGACCATCGGCGAGGAGGGGCAGGTGGTGCCGGTGCTCAACCCGGTGGAGATCTTCGACATCGACCAGGCCGGGATCCGGGCGGCCAAGCCGAAGGCGGCCCGCGTCCGGCGCGCGATCCTGGTGGTGGACGACTCGATCACCACCCGCACCCTCGAGCGGCACGTCCTGGAGAGCCACGGCTACCTGGTGCAGACCGCCAGCGACGGCTCCCAGGCCTTCGAGGCCCTCAAGGCCGGCAACTACGACCTGGTGGTCTCGGACGTCGAGATGCCGGTCCTCGACGGCATCGGCCTGGCGCGGAAGATCCGGGCGGACCCGGAGCTGGGCAAGAAGCCCCTGATCCTGGTGACCTCCCTGGGCTCCGAGGAGGACGAGGAGCGCGGCCGGAAGGCCGGCGCCGACGCCTACATCGTCAAGAGCCGCTTCGATCAGACCCAGCTGCTCCAGACCATCGCCGAGCTGCTCGGAGACGCTGAATGA
- a CDS encoding tetratricopeptide repeat protein, with protein sequence MSPTVVGARRPPAISRLVKVIRRRFGLDFGGQRFPLLLEGLSTHGRDPEHTAEGLLSEEPARLARFIEQLANHETYFLRHPMQLEAVRTLVLEQAAEARGRGRIGGGALQAWSAGCSTGEEPLSLSITLLEAREEGGPQEIKILATDLSSAALTRARRAHYGEWSFRGVPDSIRERYFRQIDKHYEPHAAVRAPIAYEQHNLLKGSPGGATFDLVVCRNVLIYFDRPALEAAFATFQSAVRPGGILVLGPAEGAARIPPGFTSIDVDGVIVYQREDGAARRAPALPSTASEVAPRPGRLHTPARRRGSLGDGGAMARSAARRAARARQTSADGGGPAVELSPISPVTMARLAADQGRHDDARHLLQSATGLPGEESEALVILTLVELDSGHLDEAAESLDRLLAREPDSLMGRYLMGNLLSTLGRREAACDWYQQALKLVEAGAGADDTPVEGGGGLSRAELHQTLLSLLGSCGGEGMRSGGHP encoded by the coding sequence ATGAGCCCCACGGTGGTGGGAGCCCGCCGGCCTCCCGCGATCAGCCGGCTGGTGAAGGTGATCCGGCGGCGCTTCGGCCTCGACTTCGGCGGCCAGCGCTTCCCGCTCCTCCTCGAGGGCCTCTCGACCCACGGGCGGGACCCCGAGCACACCGCCGAGGGCCTGCTCTCCGAGGAGCCGGCGCGCCTCGCCCGCTTCATCGAGCAGCTGGCCAACCACGAGACCTACTTCCTGCGGCACCCCATGCAGCTCGAGGCGGTGCGCACCCTGGTGCTCGAGCAGGCCGCCGAGGCCCGGGGGCGCGGCCGGATCGGCGGCGGCGCCCTCCAGGCCTGGTCCGCCGGCTGCTCCACCGGTGAGGAGCCCCTCTCCCTCTCCATCACCCTCCTCGAGGCCCGGGAGGAGGGCGGCCCCCAGGAGATCAAGATCCTGGCGACCGACCTCTCCAGCGCCGCGCTGACCCGCGCCCGCCGGGCCCACTACGGCGAGTGGTCCTTCCGCGGCGTGCCCGACTCCATCCGGGAGCGCTACTTCCGCCAGATCGACAAGCACTACGAGCCCCACGCGGCGGTGAGGGCGCCCATCGCCTACGAGCAGCACAACCTGCTGAAGGGCTCGCCGGGCGGCGCGACCTTCGACCTGGTCGTCTGCCGCAACGTGCTCATCTACTTCGATCGCCCGGCCCTCGAGGCGGCCTTCGCCACCTTCCAGTCGGCGGTGCGGCCGGGGGGCATCCTGGTCCTCGGGCCGGCCGAGGGCGCCGCCCGGATCCCGCCGGGCTTCACCTCCATCGACGTCGACGGGGTCATCGTCTACCAGCGGGAGGACGGCGCCGCGCGGCGCGCCCCCGCCCTGCCCTCCACCGCGAGCGAGGTCGCCCCGCGGCCCGGCCGCCTCCATACCCCGGCCCGGCGCCGCGGCAGCCTGGGCGACGGCGGCGCGATGGCCCGCAGCGCCGCGCGGCGGGCCGCCCGGGCGCGGCAGACGAGCGCGGACGGGGGCGGCCCGGCGGTCGAGCTCTCGCCGATCTCCCCGGTGACCATGGCCCGCCTCGCCGCGGACCAGGGCCGCCACGACGACGCCCGGCACCTCCTCCAGAGCGCCACGGGCCTGCCCGGCGAGGAGAGCGAGGCGCTGGTCATCCTCACCCTGGTCGAGCTGGACAGCGGCCACCTCGACGAGGCCGCCGAGTCCCTCGATCGGCTCCTCGCCCGTGAGCCAGACAGCCTGATGGGGCGCTACCTCATGGGCAACCTCCTCTCGACCCTCGGCCGGCGGGAGGCCGCCTGCGACTGGTACCAGCAGGCCCTGAAGCTGGTCGAGGCCGGCGCCGGCGCCGACGACACCCCGGTGGAGGGCGGCGGCGGGCTCTCCCGGGCCGAGCTCCACCAGACCCTCCTCTCCCTCCTCGGCTCCTGCGGGGGGGAGGGGATGCGCAGCGGAGGGCACCCCTAG
- a CDS encoding adenylate/guanylate cyclase domain-containing protein yields the protein MAAAALEFRDLGSKRARVEKRPGRRGSGRILSFGGDITTLQPQRFCRACREQLHPEARFCSACGAGTGLPSCHHCHAGLKSTDHYCFRCGKPTDFEVSPAAGSPGARWSDERKIATILFADLAGFTALSSTLEPDLVWELANTCMSPLAREVEARGGTVVKYIGDALMAVFGVPQSHRDDASRAVEAGMAMAGRIEEVRGEIRDRFGGDISLRIGINTGLVMVGTVGEGADRRPDVLGTAVNLASRIETAASPGEVLVGPATWRRVAGRFLGETREPIPLKGIPEPVALTRITRRRTEDEEREATNWMLHAPMMRELELETIQTSFELVVQQGRARIVRLVGEAGLGKELVLRRLWRSFKSDLRKPLLLEASGRRWLPDTVSPLVILAGLLRSWHLVPPTANPGEARQQLIRRLEDQLGAEASASVYHLLADLAGLHDVDARFESNASYSNLDEVVDAFALWLRSLTRRRPVVLLLSDLQRADPASLDALPRLFDRLERSSLLGVLSSEPRLDEQRPGYLENRASCERILLGPLPQESMVALVHELLTTVDNVPEEAAISLAERAEGNPGYARELVRMLHDQRVIVRDATGRGTWDASLYRPDALPETVQGVLQARLDSLPPEEKEVLKRAAVVGRTFWAGAVRALVPLAVQQQVPQSLESLCHQRIIDRRSRSQVPGDEEYVFKSSALRDTALSSLPAGVRRSVHLGTATWMRAQGEVWEDGHLLLASHAIAGGRPQEARWPLTYAARRAAAIYANDSAVELYRRSLELWPAEVEIEERVAVQRELTQGLARIGEVEDALSTLATAAEDCRVLPDELREQQLAWIEFERGLIQKDDGRSAEALTSLESALARLESFEDLILRVRLLAEKGFLHGNAGDHEASEACLVEAASLVPSRAQRGSEAWRAAAAHLANARGILHMRKGEWKAATPLFEQSIEESEGLGLSRVTLLARINLGAISFLFQDFEGALEHFEGAMHSARRAGDTALESVARGNRGQAMMELGRKSQALEEIRAALKLARAGQRRDVIADAGSCMAELLSERGEWAEAETQARESLAEAEAMGQPVYEVAARRALVAALDCKRRARDRTEDLREARAALEEALAAAERLQNVAPEETELLQTRFAELLTADVIGSTDHPAA from the coding sequence GTGGCTGCTGCCGCCCTTGAATTTCGAGACCTAGGTTCAAAGCGCGCCCGGGTCGAGAAGAGGCCCGGGCGGCGAGGATCGGGTAGAATCCTCTCTTTCGGAGGGGACATCACGACCCTGCAACCACAGCGCTTCTGCCGCGCCTGTCGAGAACAGCTCCACCCCGAGGCCCGCTTCTGCTCGGCCTGCGGCGCGGGCACCGGTCTCCCCTCCTGCCACCACTGCCACGCCGGCCTCAAGTCCACCGACCACTACTGCTTCCGCTGCGGCAAGCCCACCGACTTCGAGGTCTCGCCGGCGGCCGGCTCCCCGGGCGCCCGCTGGAGCGACGAGCGGAAGATCGCCACGATCCTCTTCGCCGATCTGGCGGGCTTCACCGCGCTCTCCTCGACCCTGGAGCCCGACCTGGTCTGGGAGCTGGCCAACACCTGCATGAGCCCCCTGGCCCGGGAGGTCGAGGCGCGGGGCGGGACGGTGGTGAAGTACATCGGCGACGCCCTGATGGCCGTCTTCGGCGTCCCCCAGAGCCACCGCGACGACGCGAGCCGGGCCGTCGAGGCCGGCATGGCCATGGCCGGGCGGATCGAGGAGGTGCGCGGCGAGATCCGCGATCGCTTCGGCGGTGACATCTCCCTGCGCATCGGCATCAACACCGGCCTGGTGATGGTGGGCACGGTCGGCGAGGGCGCCGATCGCCGCCCCGACGTCCTGGGCACGGCCGTGAACCTCGCCAGCCGGATCGAGACCGCCGCCTCGCCGGGCGAGGTGCTGGTGGGCCCGGCGACCTGGCGGCGGGTGGCCGGCCGCTTCCTGGGAGAGACCCGCGAGCCCATCCCCCTCAAGGGCATCCCCGAGCCGGTCGCCCTGACCCGCATCACCCGGCGCCGCACCGAGGACGAGGAGCGCGAGGCCACCAACTGGATGCTCCACGCGCCGATGATGCGGGAGCTGGAGCTCGAGACCATCCAGACCTCCTTCGAGCTGGTGGTCCAGCAGGGGAGGGCCCGGATCGTCCGGCTGGTGGGCGAGGCGGGCCTCGGCAAGGAGCTGGTCCTGCGCCGCCTCTGGCGCAGCTTCAAGAGCGACCTGCGCAAGCCCCTCCTCCTCGAGGCCAGCGGGCGGCGCTGGCTCCCCGACACGGTCAGCCCCCTGGTGATCCTCGCGGGGCTCCTGCGCAGCTGGCACCTGGTGCCCCCCACGGCCAACCCCGGGGAGGCCCGCCAGCAGCTGATCCGCCGGCTGGAGGATCAGCTCGGGGCCGAGGCCAGCGCCAGCGTCTACCACCTGCTGGCCGACCTGGCCGGCCTGCACGACGTCGACGCCCGCTTCGAGTCCAACGCCAGCTACTCGAACCTCGACGAGGTGGTCGACGCCTTCGCGCTCTGGCTGCGCTCGCTGACGCGGCGGCGCCCGGTGGTGCTCCTCCTCTCCGACCTGCAGCGGGCGGATCCGGCGAGCCTCGACGCGCTGCCGCGCCTCTTCGATCGCCTCGAGCGCAGCTCGCTCCTCGGCGTGCTCTCCAGCGAGCCGCGCCTCGACGAGCAGCGGCCGGGCTACCTGGAGAACCGGGCGAGCTGCGAGCGCATCCTCCTGGGGCCGCTGCCCCAGGAGAGCATGGTGGCGCTGGTGCACGAGCTGCTCACCACCGTGGACAACGTGCCGGAGGAGGCGGCGATCTCCCTCGCCGAGCGGGCCGAGGGCAACCCGGGCTACGCCCGGGAGCTGGTGCGGATGCTGCACGATCAGCGGGTGATCGTGCGCGACGCCACGGGCCGCGGCACCTGGGACGCCTCGCTCTATCGCCCCGACGCCCTCCCCGAGACGGTGCAGGGCGTCCTCCAGGCGCGGCTCGACAGCCTGCCGCCCGAGGAGAAGGAGGTCCTCAAGCGGGCCGCGGTGGTCGGGCGGACCTTCTGGGCGGGGGCCGTGCGGGCGCTGGTGCCCCTCGCCGTGCAGCAGCAGGTGCCCCAGAGCCTCGAGAGCCTCTGCCACCAGCGGATCATCGATCGCCGCAGCCGCTCGCAGGTGCCCGGCGACGAGGAGTACGTCTTCAAGAGCAGCGCCCTGCGGGACACCGCGCTCTCCAGCCTCCCCGCCGGCGTGCGCCGCTCGGTGCACCTGGGCACCGCCACCTGGATGCGCGCCCAGGGCGAGGTCTGGGAGGACGGCCACCTCCTGCTGGCCTCCCACGCCATCGCCGGCGGGCGCCCCCAGGAGGCGCGCTGGCCCCTGACCTACGCCGCCCGCCGCGCCGCCGCGATCTACGCCAACGACTCGGCGGTGGAGCTCTACCGCCGCAGCCTCGAGCTCTGGCCCGCCGAGGTCGAGATCGAGGAGCGCGTCGCCGTGCAGCGCGAGCTGACCCAGGGCCTCGCGCGCATCGGCGAGGTCGAGGACGCCCTCTCGACCCTCGCGACCGCCGCCGAGGACTGCCGGGTCCTGCCGGACGAGCTGCGCGAGCAGCAGCTCGCCTGGATCGAGTTCGAGCGAGGCCTGATCCAGAAGGACGACGGCCGCTCGGCCGAGGCCCTCACCTCCCTCGAGAGCGCGCTCGCCCGCCTGGAGAGCTTCGAGGATCTGATCCTGCGGGTGCGGCTGCTGGCCGAGAAGGGCTTCCTCCACGGCAACGCCGGCGATCACGAGGCCAGCGAGGCCTGCCTGGTCGAGGCGGCCTCCCTGGTGCCCTCGCGCGCGCAGCGCGGCTCCGAGGCCTGGCGGGCGGCCGCCGCGCACCTCGCCAACGCCCGGGGCATCCTCCACATGCGCAAGGGCGAGTGGAAGGCGGCCACCCCCCTCTTCGAGCAGTCCATCGAGGAGAGCGAGGGGCTCGGCCTCTCCCGGGTCACCCTCCTGGCGCGGATCAACCTCGGCGCGATCTCCTTCCTCTTCCAGGACTTCGAGGGCGCCCTCGAGCACTTCGAGGGCGCGATGCACAGCGCCCGGCGCGCTGGCGACACGGCGCTGGAGTCGGTGGCCCGGGGCAACCGGGGCCAGGCCATGATGGAGCTCGGGCGCAAGAGCCAGGCCCTCGAGGAGATCCGCGCGGCCCTGAAGCTGGCGCGCGCCGGGCAGCGCCGGGACGTCATCGCCGACGCCGGCTCCTGCATGGCCGAGCTCCTCTCCGAGCGGGGCGAGTGGGCGGAGGCCGAGACCCAGGCCCGCGAGTCCCTCGCCGAGGCCGAGGCCATGGGCCAGCCCGTCTACGAGGTCGCCGCCCGCCGGGCCCTGGTCGCCGCCCTGGACTGCAAGCGCCGGGCGCGGGACCGCACCGAGGACCTGAGGGAGGCCCGGGCGGCCCTCGAGGAGGCCCTCGCCGCCGCCGAGCGCCTCCAGAACGTCGCACCGGAGGAGACCGAGCTCCTCCAGACCCGCTTCGCCGAGCTACTCACCGCCGACGTGATCGGCAGCACAGACCATCCCGCCGCCTAG
- a CDS encoding chemotaxis protein CheW, with product MTSFLSFSVSSECYAVPVERVEEALRLAWPTPVAEAPPDVLGVLNLGGELLVVVDPAHRLGLKIQPPCQADFLLVLSREEDQVALKIDSIEGLIEGSPTSTPRSASAPAFVVGYLLREGSPVAVLDVDGLLDPRTAALVQEVKQPDPPEEPKEEA from the coding sequence ATGACCTCGTTCCTCTCCTTCTCCGTCTCCAGCGAGTGCTATGCCGTCCCGGTGGAGCGGGTCGAGGAGGCCCTCCGGCTGGCCTGGCCCACCCCGGTCGCCGAGGCCCCCCCCGACGTGCTGGGCGTGCTGAACCTCGGGGGGGAGCTGCTGGTCGTGGTCGATCCGGCCCACCGGCTGGGGCTGAAGATCCAGCCCCCCTGCCAGGCCGACTTCCTCCTGGTGCTCTCCCGGGAAGAGGACCAGGTCGCCCTCAAGATCGACTCGATCGAGGGCCTGATCGAGGGCTCTCCCACGAGCACCCCCCGCTCGGCCTCGGCGCCGGCCTTCGTCGTGGGCTACCTCCTGCGGGAGGGCTCGCCGGTGGCGGTGCTCGACGTGGACGGGCTCCTCGATCCGAGGACCGCGGCCCTGGTGCAGGAGGTGAAGCAGCCCGACCCGCCCGAAGAGCCGAAGGAGGAGGCATGA